Genomic DNA from Mycobacteroides chelonae CCUG 47445:
TCACCGAGGGGCGGGTGGCATGGAACATTGTCACATCGTATTTAGACAGTGCAGCAAGGAATTTAGGACTGGACTCTCAAATACCGCATGACCGGCGCTACGACATCGCCGACGAGTACCTCCAGGTCTGTTACAAGCTGTGGGAAGGTTCGTGGGAGGACGGTGCCGTGGTGCATGACAGGGCGCGAGGTGTCTTCACCGACCCGGCCAAGGTCCATGACATCGCGCACCGGGGAAGGTATTTCACCGTTCCTGGGCCATTTCTGTGCGAACCCTCGCCGCAGCGCACACCGGTGTTGTTCCAGGCGGGTGCCTCGGCGCGGGGAATTCAATTCGCGGCCGCTCATGCCGAAGCGGTGTTCGTATCGGGTCCGACGCCGCAGGTCGTGCGCGGACCCGTGCGGGCGCTGCGCGAAGCCGCAGCGGGATTGGGCCGCGACCCGCGGTCCATCAAGGTTTTCACCATGGTGACGCCGATCGTCGCCGAGACGCGGGATCTGGCGATCACCAAGCTGCATGAGTACCGCCAATATGTCAGCCCCGCAGGTGCATTGGCACTATTCGGTGGATGGACGGGAGTTGATCTGGCTGGGCTCGCGCCAGACGAGGCGCTGCGGCATGTGGAGACCGATGCCAACCGTTCCGCGCTGGCCTCGTTCACGAAGGATCCGAACCGTACCTGGACGGCCGGTGAACTTGCCCAGGAAATCGGGATCGGCGGGCGTGGGCCGGTTCTCGTCGGTTCTGCCGCCGACATCGCCGACGACTTGGAACGCTGGGTCGATGACGCCGATGTCGACGGGTTCAATGTCGCGTATGTGACGACACCCGGGACCTTCGTCGATTTCGCCCGCTTCGTGGTGCCTGAGCTTCGCCGCCGTGTCCGGGTGCCGCATCGGCGGGAAAAGCTCAGTCTGCGTGAACATCTCGGTGGCCGCGGGCCTTATCTGTCCGACGGACACCCGGGCCGGTCGCACCGTCGAGCAGCGCTACCCGGCTGACAAGGTGGAGTGATCTCCGAATCGATCACTAAGCGCCACAAGCAACTGGTCCAGTGCGGCCAGCTCGGCGCGTTTGGCACCGACGAGCCGGTGCAGGCGCGAGAGGCTTGATGGCTTGCCGCTCTGTCTTCTGCGCTCCAGGGAAGCCACGTGGTCGTCGAGTTCCCGCAGAGCTACCGCGCGTAGCTCGCCGAGGACATCCTGGTAGTACTGCGCCTGACGCAGATCCGCGCTCCGACCAGGAAGGATCGGATCGACGACCTTGATCAGGCTGCTCACGGTGCACCGCCCATGTTGCCTCCGGGTGTCGCTTTCATGCGCACACGCTAGGGCCGCACAATTTCCCGGACGCTGCCCCCAATTCACCGGGACATCTCAATCTGTTCACACTTCGCTGGCCGCCCACTGTGAGATGGGTGTCGAACCACGAGGCGGGTGGGGGTCAGGCGGCGTCCGGCAATGAGGCAATCATGTGTTCCCACGCCTGATGAAGCCGGGGCGTGATCGGTCCGGTTTGCGTGATGGTGGTGACGCACCGATGGCTGTGGTCGTAGAGCTCAACCGACGATGTCAGGCCCTGGGTACCGTGCGCATGTGTCACCCAGGACTCCGCGATGAACACCGGATCCATGGCATACCGCGAGGCCCCGAAGATGACAGCGATGTGTGCGCCGGCCTGTTCGACCATTGCCGCGTGGCCGCGGTGCAGCTGCACGCAGCCGCCGCCGGGGACGGCGATCGTGAAAGGCATGTCCACGTCCACGATGTGAGCCAGCAGATGGGGGATGACCTGCGAATCGATCTTGCGGGCGCCGGTGAACGGGAGCACCCGATAACGCCCGGGAGTGAGAGCGTCAAGGTGGGTGAGCTGATCGGTGTCATGCCAATTGACGTCGGACCAATCGGTGACGGGGAACGCCTCGGGGATCGCCGCCGGTGCCAGTTCGAGGGCGCTGATCGTCAGGCGGTCCGAAAGCGGGGTCAGGTACGCGCGGTGCGTGCCGGTCTCGGCGACCATCGTCAGTGCTCGCGGTGCTAGGAAGGCATCGCGGACAAGTGCAGGGTTAAGCCGAAGTGCGATGTACTCGTCGTCGCAGCACAGTGCTTCACCGGGGAAGGCGGGTTCCAGGTACTCGCCGGTGTGGCTGATCAGGGCCGCATCGTTGGCGGTCACGGCCACCACCGTGCCAAGGGCGGGGAGCGCCTCGGCAATGGCGTTGGGCCCCGCCACGATTCGTCGGGCGGGGCAGTGTTCGCAGCGCCGGCCGTCAGTACACATCGCGGACGTACCGCTTCTCCCGCTTGAGGGTGTTGACGTATTCGGACGCCTCGTCGGGACTGAATCCGCCGTGCTCACCGACGATCTCGTGCAGCGCCTTGTCCACATCCTTGGCCATGCGCGTGGCATCGCCACATACGTAGAAGTGCCCGCCATCTTGGAGCCATGCGAACAGATCCTGGCCGTGCTCGCGCATCCGCGTCTGCACGTAGATCTTCTCTGCCTGATCACGCGAGAAGGCCAGATCGAGTCGGTTGAGGAGGCCGGACGTGTGCCAGCCGTCGAGCTCGTGCTCGTAGATGTAGTCGTGGTCCCGGTGCTGGTCACCGAAGAACAGCCAGTTGCGGCCGCTGGCACCGCGCTGCTCACGTTCTTGCAGGAACGCCCGGAACGGTGCCACGCCGGTACCGGGTCCGACCATGATCATCGGCGCATCGTCATCGCTCGGGACCCGGAAGGACTTGTTGGGCTGCAGGAAGATTCGGGCATTGCTGCCACGATCTGCCAAGAAGGTGGAACACACCCCGCCGCGTTCACGGCCCAAGCTTTGGTACCGGACACTGGCTACCGTCAAGTGGATGCGCTCTGGGTGAGCCAATGCGCTGGAAGAGATCGAGTAGGCGCGGTGCTGTAGCGGTTTGAGCAGCCCCATGAACTCTTCCAGGCTTAGCGCATCCCCGCCGATGCGCAGGATGTCGAGGATGTCCTTGCCGTACAGCCAGGCATCCAGCACCTCCTTGACACCACCCCGCAGTGCATGCGAGAACTCCTCGCTCTCCGCCCGGCTTTCCACCTCGCTCAACAAGTCTCGTGACGGGGCGCTGATCTCGTAGCGTGTGCCCAGCAGTTCACCCAGGGGCTCACCGTCGACCAGGGTCTCTGTGGAGACACGGAAGTGATCCGCGATCGCCGCTACCAGTGTCGGATCGTTCTCCGCGATGACCGCGAGCGCGTCGCCCGCCTCGTAGGTGATCCCGCTGTCCGCGAGCGCGAACTCGAAGTGCCGGATCTCCTTGTCAGAGCCCGCGCGTGAGAGCAGCCGGTTGACCCGTACCTCTGCGGGAAACGGATTCTTGCGGGTCCATCCGGAGCGCACCACGGTGCTTGGCGGGGGAGTTCCAGGGGTGCCGCTGGCTCCGGCCAGGGTGACCAGGCTCGCGACTGCGCCCTGGACCCATTCGGCGGCCTGCGCCTCATAGTCGATGTCGCAGTCGGCGCGTCCGACCACCCGACTCGCACCGAGCTGTTCGAGCCGGGTGTCGATGAGCTTGCCTGCTTGACAGAAGCCGTCGTAACTGGTGTCGCCGAGGGCGAGCACACCGTAGGACACCCCTTCGAGGCGGGGCGCCAATGTTGAAGACAGTGCATCCCAGAACAGTTCGGCGTTATCGGGCATCTCGCCCTCGCCGTAGGTGGACGTGACGATGAGGACGTACTTCAGCCCGGCGAGCTGATCGAGCGCTATCTCCTCGAGGCCGCTGACCGTCACGTCGAACCCCTGAGCCTTGGCCGCGGCGGCAGCGTCACCCGCCACGATCTCGGCATTGCCGGTCTGGGTGCCGTACAGGATGCGCAGTGGCGGACGGGGAGCTGCGAGGTCTGCGGAGGCCGCCGGTGGTGGCGTTGCCAGGTTCATGGCGAGACGGGAGTGC
This window encodes:
- a CDS encoding LLM class flavin-dependent oxidoreductase, with product MSRIYLNAFDMACVGHQSPGLWRHPEDQGHRYRTLSYWTELARSLETGGFDLLFLADVLGAYDVYGGSRDAAVVDAAQFPVNDPSLAVSAMAAVTETLGFGITLSLTYEQPYALARRLSTLDHLTEGRVAWNIVTSYLDSAARNLGLDSQIPHDRRYDIADEYLQVCYKLWEGSWEDGAVVHDRARGVFTDPAKVHDIAHRGRYFTVPGPFLCEPSPQRTPVLFQAGASARGIQFAAAHAEAVFVSGPTPQVVRGPVRALREAAAGLGRDPRSIKVFTMVTPIVAETRDLAITKLHEYRQYVSPAGALALFGGWTGVDLAGLAPDEALRHVETDANRSALASFTKDPNRTWTAGELAQEIGIGGRGPVLVGSAADIADDLERWVDDADVDGFNVAYVTTPGTFVDFARFVVPELRRRVRVPHRREKLSLREHLGGRGPYLSDGHPGRSHRRAALPG
- a CDS encoding diflavin oxidoreductase gives rise to the protein MKIAYIPEDAPFNEDQRAWLSGFLAGLHSRLAMNLATPPPAASADLAAPRPPLRILYGTQTGNAEIVAGDAAAAAKAQGFDVTVSGLEEIALDQLAGLKYVLIVTSTYGEGEMPDNAELFWDALSSTLAPRLEGVSYGVLALGDTSYDGFCQAGKLIDTRLEQLGASRVVGRADCDIDYEAQAAEWVQGAVASLVTLAGASGTPGTPPPSTVVRSGWTRKNPFPAEVRVNRLLSRAGSDKEIRHFEFALADSGITYEAGDALAVIAENDPTLVAAIADHFRVSTETLVDGEPLGELLGTRYEISAPSRDLLSEVESRAESEEFSHALRGGVKEVLDAWLYGKDILDILRIGGDALSLEEFMGLLKPLQHRAYSISSSALAHPERIHLTVASVRYQSLGRERGGVCSTFLADRGSNARIFLQPNKSFRVPSDDDAPMIMVGPGTGVAPFRAFLQEREQRGASGRNWLFFGDQHRDHDYIYEHELDGWHTSGLLNRLDLAFSRDQAEKIYVQTRMREHGQDLFAWLQDGGHFYVCGDATRMAKDVDKALHEIVGEHGGFSPDEASEYVNTLKREKRYVRDVY